From Vicugna pacos chromosome 6, VicPac4, whole genome shotgun sequence, a single genomic window includes:
- the LOC102526517 gene encoding LOW QUALITY PROTEIN: olfactory receptor 4Q3-like (The sequence of the model RefSeq protein was modified relative to this genomic sequence to represent the inferred CDS: inserted 1 base in 1 codon) — protein sequence MKKENDSKVTEFVLLGLSSSWELQLFLFLIFLLFYVATVLGNLLIMVTVRADTHLLQSPMYYFLGHLSFIDLCLSCVTVPKMLGDFLQEGKIISFSGCLAQIYFLHFLGASEMFLLTVMAYDRYVAICSPLHYLAVMNRQLCFQLVFACWCGGFVHAITQVTLVIQLPFCGLNELDNFYCDVPQVIKLACMDTYVVEVLMVSNSGLLSLVCFLVLLISYAVILITLRTRLHQGQSKALATCASHLTVVSLIFVPCVFIYLRPFCSFSVDKVFSVFYTVITPMLNPLIYTFRNADMKTAMKKLRXKTCDILLPCPRMNRKR from the exons atgaaaaaagaaaatgattctaAGGTGACAGAATTTGTTCTTCTGGGCCTGTCATCCTCCTGGGAGCTGCAGCTCTTTCTCTtcttaatatttttgttgttttatgtgGCTACTGTCCTGGGAAACCTCTTGATAATGGTAACAGTGCGAGCCGACACTCACCTGCTCCAGTCGCCTATGTACTATTTTTTGGGCCATCTGTCCTTCATTGACCTATGCCTGAGCTGTGTTACTGTGCCCAAGATGTTAGGAGATTTCCTACAGGAGGGCAAGATCATCTCTTTTTCCGGGTGCCTGGCCCAGATTTACTTCCTGCACTTTCTGGGAGCCAGTGAGATGTTTCTGCTGACCGTCATGGCCTATGATAGGTATGTTGCCATATGCAGTCCTTTGCACTACCTGGCAGTCATGAACCGCCAGCTCTGCTTTCAGTTGGTTTTTGCCTGCTGGTGTGGGGGCTTCGTCCACGCCATCACACAGGTCACACTGGTCATTCAGCTGCCCTTCTGTGGCCTCAATGAACTGGACAACTTCTACTGTGATGTCCCACAGGTCATCAAGCTGGCCTGCATGGACACGTATGTGGTGGAGGTGCTGATGGTCTCAAACAGCGGTCTGCTCTCCCTTGTCTGCTTCTTGGTCTTGCTGATCTCTTATGCGGTCATCCTGATTACCCTGAGAACTCGCCTCCACCAGGGCCAGAGCAAGGCCCTCGCTACCTGTGCCTCCCACCTGACAGTGGTCAGCCTGATCTTTGTGCCGTGTGTATTCATCTACCTGAGGCCTTTCTGCAGCTTCTCTGTGGACAAGGTTTTCTCTGTCTTCTACACGGTGATCACACCTATGTTGAACCCCCTCATCTACACCTTCAGAAATGCTGATATGAAGACAGCcatgaagaagctga aaaaaacatgtgacatccTGCTGCCATGTCCAAGAATGAACAGGAAGAGGTGA